AACCTTGAATCAATAGTTCTCGCAAGCGGGGACAGTGAAACATAAAGAAAAATTCTCGATCAACCTCGAAACGTTATGAACattcttctcgtcttctACTGGCATCCATGGTAGATTCGTGATAGGGTAGTTCTTATCAAAATAAACCATGTTGCGAATACGGTTCCTGTAGACAGTGGATTACTGGAGTTTGCAAAGAAGGATAAAAAGTAGTTTAGAAGCTGTCTGATCCTGCTGAAACTCTCTTTACAGTTGAAAGCTCAAGAGTCATGTGGCAGTGCATGATTAGTCGCTGAGACCTGTAACTCAAACTCTACCTCGACAGATCAACCTGGCGCCTTCACGTCAAATGATTAATGAGCTTGGGGCGGAGCTACATCATGAAGTAACTAAATTCATTGGCTGTTGCGCATTTGGCAGTATAGTCTCATCTAACTATCTATTGGCTAGCCACCTTTTCCTCCTTGCGGCTGGCAATTTCGCTTTATCATCCTCTTTTATTGGCGGAAACATCTCTGTAAGGTTCGCCACATGGGACCCATTCATAGGCTGCCCCAGAAACTTGGCCTCCGCGTCGAGCTTCTCGTAAAAAGCCCCCGTCACCTGTTCGTTGCGGTAGTCAAGACGGTGCCCGCACCGATACGTCGTGACGTCGTAGATGGTAGGGTTATCCTTGCAGCAATAGCCCCAGCAGTCTGAAAACAGCTCCATTGCGGGCACGTAGGGCGACTCGCGATGGCTTTGCTCGATGATGTGCAGCATTGTCGGGATACCGACCTCGTGGAAGACGTCAAAGGACTTGAAGATGGGTGCTGCGATGATGTAGTCCTTGAAGAACTTACGAGGGATGAAATAGATGTCGCTCCAGCCGACACAGAACTCGTTTATGTCGATTTTGAAGCCCAGGTCCAAGTGGTCCAACTGAGCGCTTGCGAGCTGGGCTTTGAGATGGTAGTGCGGTCCGCCCCATCCACCCCAGTCATAGCCCTTGGTGTCGTTCATGCACGAGAACTGGGGTCCTACAGGTTTCATCTCGGGCCAGGTCATGGGGAAGTATATCTTGTTGCGGTCAATGTTACTCCAGGCCAGAGGGTCAATCCATGCGTCGAAGTGATAGTAGAGCATGCCATCGATCTCAGGCTCCTCGTCGAGAATCAGTTGCATTGTATCGGCGACCTGCTGGTAGATGTGGAAGGTGAGAGTACTCTGGTCATGAGTTATGTTGTGAAATTCTGGGCTGCGTCCTTCATCTTTCATCATATCGGGCATTGAAATGTGAATGTCGCGGAAGAAGGGTTTGTACTTCATCAAGGTAGGGATGCGCTCAGGGTGGACCGAGTTCCATCTGATGAAGGCCATGGTATTTTTGAAAGGCGATGTGACAATCTTTGGAGCGTCGGCTTCTTCGGTTGTTGCCACCACTTGCGTGCTCCCATCAGTCGACACGGTCGATATGGACTTGGTCGGCATGGCCACCTGGTACATAGCCAAGGCCATGACAGCCATGACCGTGATGAGGGTGTTGATAAAGATGAATAGCACTCTTTTGTTTTGAACAATGGCGCCCAGTTTGGCGAAGAAGCCGGTCTTGGGATCGGTGTCAgacttggtggtggtgggcTTTGGAGCGGGGTTCTCCATGTAGAGCCAGGTAGCGATAAAGATGATAAGTGTCCCTGGAACAACGAGAAAGCTGAGGGATGTATCTGAGATGAGAGGTGCTAGGTAGAGCAATATTCCGGTAGAGAATGCGGTCGCGAAACATTTGACTAGGGCGTCGGCATCTAGAATGGAGAAACGTTGGTCAGCTAGCCATTGTAGGAGGATAGAGAGGAGCCTGGACTTACACTTATACACGGCAGTAATTGCGAGACCAATAAAGACATTGCTCATAATGACAAGGATGGCATGAATACTCCCGTATCCCTCGAAGAATCCCGGCTCGTTGGAGCTTACGCACTTGATGGTGATATGGCAGACCAAGTTGACAATTGTGCCTGAGGCGTACAAGATCATATTGTTGGCATGTAGACTGCTATCGTCGGCTTTGAGGAGAACCTGGTTGTATACACCCGATGAAGCGCTGAGGAAGAcctggaagaggaggagggcgTATGTGTCGAGCGGATAGAGGGCGCCTTTGCCAGGCTGGTATTGCGTGACGATGAGACCGCTGAGCTGAAGGGCATCACATGTCAGTACAAAGTCTCAATGCGATGGGGAGGTCGATTCATACCTGCATAGTGATTGCCATCCATTGAGTCTTGGACACCTGTTGATTGAGCGTTGCAATCATGACCAAGGCTGTGATGAGCGTGACACCGCTTTTCGTGAGTTGGATCGTTCCTGGGTCTGCCATTTTGTAGCTCAAAAAGAGCTGAGCAATGATGATTAGCTTCATTTACACATAGACGAAACGAGAAGATGTACTCACTGAATTATTGATGAGAATGTAAATGAGCGCCAAGTTGTAGAAGCCAAATCGCACATCGTCCCTCACCTCACCACGAATGTAACTCCAGAATGTTCGCAGACCAAAAGGCAGCGGTGGTGAAGACGGCCCAGAATCCCTTGAGCCCTCATCCTCCGAGTCCAACGCCGTCAGCGACGACGAATCCTCGTCTTTATCTTGAATCTCCAAGTCCCGATGGTCATCCGCAAGCGACGCATACGCCGTATCCGAGCCTCGTGTAGAAGGCCCAACGCCCGTCTGCGCTCTAGCTTTACACTCGCGGTAAAAGAATATCGAAGACAGGATTAACTTGAGAAACTcggagatggtgatggatcCCGATGGTGAGAAGGCATAAGAACCACCGCTCTGCGCAGTCTTCATGATAACGCCGATGCCGACCTGGATACCGACGAGACCCAGCGCCGCGAGGTACGCGGCTCGTTGGGGGCTGCTGTTGCGCAGCGATAGCTTTCGTAGAAACCGTGTTGCAGACATGATTGTTCCTGCTGTGAAGAGGTTTACGtgtgatgagaatgagatgTAAAAAGAGCAGTGCGTGGTGATTTTTAGTATCACTCCAGGAGAGCAGCCCACCGATCTGCAACCGTAGAGACTCGAACGCTCGATACTGTTCCTGCATCGAGAACCACGCCACAGATATCAGCTCAGCGCCGTTCACATACTTAACAAGACGCCACATTCCTCACCTTAGAATCTAACGAATCGCGCTTGTCCATTTTTACTACTAACCAGGAACAGGGTCCCTGAGGCATGCTGTATTTGGTAGTGGGCGTTCCAAACGGGATTCTAGAGGGTCTAAGGTTTAGGGCTGAGGTGTCACCGAGAAATGGGGTTTGTTGCCGGGACCCGGGGCTGAAAGCTTGTTTTTCCCCTGTTTGCGGCGAAGGGTCCAGAGGCAGGCCGCGACATGCATGTCAGTGAACAAGTGAGCTTTCGCCTTTGCCATGATTGCAACACTGCATTCAGATGATTCGGGGCAGATCCAGATTGCGGTATGTCATGCCTGGATCATTCCATCATTCCCATTATTCTCGACTGGTGCAAGCTTCGTTAGTGTACCTTTGTGGCGCCCTACTTCATTGGTCGCGCCCAATACGGACATCGTGGAAAGCATCCAATAACATGGCGCTTCCGTCAAAGCAATTGTTATAGCAGCGCAACCATTCATCAGTGCACATAACTCACAGCGATAATTGTGAGCTGCACTCACTCTACGATTGCACTATCGTTGCTTGGTGATGTGTCTTGTATGAATCAGGGCCAGGCGACTGTTCCATCTCTTCTACAGTAGCTGCCTCTAGTCAATCATACACTGTAGAATTGTCGCTCTAGTCTAAATGCGGCGGCCGGCATGCCAGTCCAATACTCCGACATCCTTTGTGACGGATACGTGATTGCCATGGTAGCTATCGAGCTTCCAGACCGTTTATTTTACTTTCCATTCGCTAAAGAAGTGCCCGGAAGGCCTTCCGTCACGATAACTACCCGTCCATCTTTTCCCCTACAATCAATCCAACATTCCTTGGCTAGGTTTCCGCTTTTGTGTTGGAACTACAATAGCAACGCCAAACCTTGTGCATCCCGTCGAGAACGTTTTTTGGTCCCTTCTCGCCGCGCGCTGAATCCGGTTTCGGTCGAGAGCTATAGCCACATGGCTTCGTGTAACCCGTTCTGGGCGCTTTCGATAGAGTGATGGAGGCGATTCTGGAGCGCGATTGGAGAGAGTGGCGCGCCTCTCGAACATCTCTAAGTGCGTTTGGGGGGGGGGATGAGTTTCTGTCTGGGAGGACGAAGGTCAAGGAGACTAACTACTCCCGCACAAAGGCAGCCTTGGTGAACGACGATTTAAAGTGATCGACCACCACAAGATTCGTTTCGATTACTCCCCTCATTGTCTAAACTCAGCGATAGTTTTACATCCTTCATCATGCCTCACATTCATGATAACGCTGTTACCAATGGCATCAACGGCCATGCAGATGACTATGAGCCTGTCAATGTCATCATCCCTATTGGCGGTATCGGTTCTCGGTTCGCCAAGGAGGGATACCGTTTCCCAAAGCCCCTCATCAACATTGTTGGGCAGCCGATGCTCCTATGGTTGATCGACAACCTCAGCCTCCGCCCCAAAGACACTCTATGGATTGCTGTCAATGAGCAAATTGACCATGAGTTCAGAATCGGCCAGCTTGTCAGCAAGAACTTCCCAAAGGTCAATCTCAAGCTTTTGTTGTTGAGACATCAGACAAAAGGTGCTAGTGAGACTGTAAGTACATCACCAATCATCACCTTCGCCCAGATGTCCATTGTCTAACGATGTCCGCCCTTCTTCAGCTATACATGGTCACTCAGAGCATGACCAAGGAGCACTTGCAACACCGGACCGTATCTCTCGATTGTGATACAATTTATTGGAATGACATCTTGAGCTCTGTGCGGAAGCTGCCCAGCGGCCATGGTGGCTGCTTCTACTTTATCGACCAAGGTGATAAGCCCATCTTCTCTTACATCCAGACAGAAAACGAATCGTAAGTTACCATTTGCATTCTTctttcatcaccatcatcccTCTGTAACAGAAAAAGACTAACCACCATTCTATGCAGGCCCGGTGCGGAACGAATCATCGACAtccaagagaagaaagccaTCAGCAACAAAGCCAACACAGGAGCTTACGTCTTCCCCTCCGCTGCTGACCTTAAGACCTGGGCCGCCGAGAATCTCGACGTAAAACATCCCGACGGTGCTGAAGTGGGCGAGTATTACACCTCACAAGTCATCTCCATGATGGTCCAGAGCGGTGTTCCGTTCATCGGCCTGCCCATCCAGAAGAAGGACTTTTCTGTCGTTGGCACCCCAGAGCAGCTCCAGGAGCTACTCGCAGCCCTCAAAAAAGACAATCACAGCATGCCAGCCACGTTGAAGAAGCGCAGGttctgctttgacttggACATGACGCTCGTGGGAGTCCCCGCTGTTTCGGGTGATTACTCGACTTGCCCGCCTATCTCTAAGAATATTCGCCTGGTGCAGCAGCTTTACAAGGCTGGTCACTACATCATCATCGTAAGTACAACAGACTTATTCTCCAAGCCACATACTGACGTCCTCCCAGCAAACAGCACGCAGAATGAAGACTCACTACGGCAACCCCGGCAGAGTCCTCGCCGACGTCGGCCTCGTCACCTTCCAACAGCTCTCAGACTACGAGATTCCCTACCACGAGATCAACTTCGGCAAGCCCTACGCTGACGTGTACGTCGACGACTTGGCTGTCAACGCCAATCTCGACACCGCGCGTGAACTCGGCTGGATCCTCGACGAGCCTGAAGTCACACCTCGGCTCGGCCAAGTACGTAGGAGTTCTGCCGAAGACGTCAAGAAGGCTGGTATGATTGCCGCGCGTGACTTCAACACTGTCCAGATCATCAGagacaaggtcatcaagTCTAGCAAATCTGAGGCTATTCTTGGTGAGCTGTACTTCTACGCTCACATGCCGCCTACACTGTCTCGTATCTTTCCCTCTGTTTATAGCGTCGACTATATCCCTGCCACTTCAACCTACAGCATCACAATGGAGAACCGTCGTGGCCGCACATTCTCCCATCTCCTCGTCGGCCGCTCAATCACCAAAGGCCGTCTCACCAAATTCCTCGAGACACTGCACACTATCCACACAGCACCAAACACCACAACACAGCCCGTCTTAGATGTCCCCGAAGCGCTAGAGGCCAGGTTTGCACCAAAGGCGCCTGGTGAACATCCTATCAACATCTACGCCAATTACGGCACCAAGCTACGCAGCAGATACTACCAGCACCGCGATCGCTACGACGCGCTGGGTCCACTAGCTGCATCGCTCTTTGCGCGCCTAGATGAGTTTCTCGACACGtatgaggctgaggagaagggcGTTCACGCAAACGTCATCCATGGTGATCCGGTGTTCAGCAACGCCATCATTTCGGATGATGAAAGGACCGTTAGCTTCATTGATGTGCGGTGCCAGCTGGAGAATTACCTCACCCCCGAGGGCGACATCAACTATGATCTTGGCAAGGTCTTGCAATCGCTGTGCGGGTACGACTATATCCTCTTCATGAGTGCCAATAACTACGACCTCACGGGAGCTCTGGAGGATGATAAGCCGCTGTTGGATGAGGCGGATACTGAGCTGTTGAACGAACTTCAGGAGCAGTTCTTTGATTTCCTCAAGAACAACTATTCTGTGAGGCTACATCGCAAGACTTTGTTCCGCGTCACAGCCTCTCTATTCTTCAGTCTTATCCCACTGCACCGAAAGGAGCTGGGAGCCGTATTTCTGCGCATGTGTAAGGAGACGTTAGACAAAGCGGGTGGTATTGGCTATTAAGTCTGTCTGTCGCATCATTAATGTATATATTTCCACTCCAAGTCAAAATTAAAGGCCCTTGCTTGACGGGTGATTACAATGAGTCTTTTCCTTATCTCGCGATCACCAAGTTCCACATTCATCCCCATAAAAATGTCAGACTGCGGTCAAAGGCTTCCGTTGACGGAGCCCGTTCGGTGATAAGATTCACAAACATCGGTCCCGGTGTTTTCACGGTGATATTACATCCGCGATCCCGGAGCCTGCCAGCGATAATAGATCCACTCTCGGCCTCGGTATTCTTAGAACTGCGAGCGGGCCAAGTATAAAACGCCCATCTATCACTTGAACCCTCTTATCTTCAATCTCTATCTTTATTCACATTGCATATCTAACCTAATACCGCGCAACGTCTGCTCATTCCTCAAATCCAGATCCTGTTCCCGTTGTCATTATTGGCTGGGGTCGTGAAAATGGCGTCGTCTTCATGCCGAAAATCTTTGCAGAACACAAGTCTCCGTATGTCAtgacagccatgatggaCTTTGAAGAGACATTAGAGCCGTACCGATACTCGCCACACAATCTTGGAGTCGTTCTGCATAACTTGCATCCTCGCCCCAGAGCTCTCATTATCGGTATCGCTGTTCCACCTTCTCTCACAGACGAAATCACCGCTGTGTGGAACGAGTATGTGGGCTCAGTTTTAAAGAAGGAGTTTaaagatgatcaagattggaagaagaatgccATCAGCCCGGTATGCATTCCCCCTATCTTGTGCGTTACGTATCGCTGATACAGGTATAGCTTTCACTTACGCATTACGTTGATCCTGCTATCTTTGAACATCCACCGATGGATATGGGCtgggagaaggagatgttCAAGCACCTTGATGCCGTATTCCGACCTGAGATCCAGTGGGACTAGATGGACCGATGTTCAGAGGACTTCTAGACCACAGAAGCATCAACGTTCTAGTATAGACAATGCTTACCGTGGATACGCGATAGGTAGGTCAATATGAGCACTACGTGTGTAAGCTTGTGTAGTTCCCAAGAATCCTGAAGATTGAGTTTCATCGCCATTCTTTTTGCTTAACCGCTTCTCCAGGGTAATTGATTTGTCGGCACCTTCATCCTATGCTCCCTCTGTACTTTGTGATCCAATTGTGTGTTTAAATTTGAGGCATAAAAAAGTAGCTTCCGCCCCCTGAACAAAGCTAAAGAGCACATATTGTCACATACAGGCAATATACTGGTCTCTTAATAATCAACTTGAGGCAACGCTCAGCAACGACAACCTCTGCTGTCTGGAATTAGATGGGG
Above is a window of Fusarium oxysporum Fo47 chromosome XII, complete sequence DNA encoding:
- a CDS encoding UDP-galactose transporter, with product MSATRFLRKLSLRNSSPQRAAYLAALGLVGIQVGIGVIMKTAQSGGSYAFSPSGSITISEFLKLILSSIFFYRECKARAQTGVGPSTRGSDTAYASLADDHRDLEIQDKDEDSSSLTALDSEDEGSRDSGPSSPPLPFGLRTFWSYIRGEVRDDVRFGFYNLALIYILINNSLFLSYKMADPGTIQLTKSGVTLITALVMIATLNQQVSKTQWMAITMQLSGLIVTQYQPGKGALYPLDTYALLLFQVFLSASSGVYNQVLLKADDSSLHANNMILYASGTIVNLVCHITIKCVSSNEPGFFEGYGSIHAILVIMSNVFIGLAITAVYKYADALVKCFATAFSTGILLYLAPLISDTSLSFLVVPGTLIIFIATWLYMENPAPKPTTTKSDTDPKTGFFAKLGAIVQNKRVLFIFINTLITVMAVMALAMYQVAMPTKSISTVSTDGSTQVVATTEEADAPKIVTSPFKNTMAFIRWNSVHPERIPTLMKYKPFFRDIHISMPDMMKDEGRSPEFHNITHDQSTLTFHIYQQVADTMQLILDEEPEIDGMLYYHFDAWIDPLAWSNIDRNKIYFPMTWPEMKPVGPQFSCMNDTKGYDWGGWGGPHYHLKAQLASAQLDHLDLGFKIDINEFCVGWSDIYFIPRKFFKDYIIAAPIFKSFDVFHEVGIPTMLHIIEQSHRESPYVPAMELFSDCWGYCCKDNPTIYDVTTYRCGHRLDYRNEQVTGAFYEKLDAEAKFLGQPMNGSHVANLTEMFPPIKEDDKAKLPAARRKRWLANR
- a CDS encoding capsule biosynthesis phosphatase, with translation MEAILERDWREWRASRTSLNDYEPVNVIIPIGGIGSRFAKEGYRFPKPLINIVGQPMLLWLIDNLSLRPKDTLWIAVNEQIDHEFRIGQLVSKNFPKVNLKLLLLRHQTKGASETLYMVTQSMTKEHLQHRTVSLDCDTIYWNDILSSVRKLPSGHGGCFYFIDQGDKPIFSYIQTENESPGAERIIDIQEKKAISNKANTGAYVFPSAADLKTWAAENLDVKHPDGAEVGEYYTSQVISMMVQSGVPFIGLPIQKKDFSVVGTPEQLQELLAALKKDNHSMPATLKKRRFCFDLDMTLVGVPAVSGDYSTCPPISKNIRLVQQLYKAGHYIIIQTARRMKTHYGNPGRVLADVGLVTFQQLSDYEIPYHEINFGKPYADVYVDDLAVNANLDTARELGWILDEPEVTPRLGQVRRSSAEDVKKAGMIAARDFNTVQIIRDKVIKSSKSEAILGELYFYAHMPPTLSRIFPSVYSVDYIPATSTYSITMENRRGRTFSHLLVGRSITKGRLTKFLETLHTIHTAPNTTTQPVLDVPEALEARFAPKAPGEHPINIYANYGTKLRSRYYQHRDRYDALGPLAASLFARLDEFLDTYEAEEKGVHANVIHGDPVFSNAIISDDERTVSFIDVRCQLENYLTPEGDINYDLGKVLQSLCGYDYILFMSANNYDLTGALEDDKPLLDEADTELLNELQEQFFDFLKNNYSVRLHRKTLFRVTASLFFSLIPLHRKELGAVFLRMCKETLDKAGGIGY